From a single Rhizobium lusitanum genomic region:
- a CDS encoding class I SAM-dependent methyltransferase, protein MTTPLGEKIKAIIRANGPVSITDYFSLCLADPQHGYYKTREPFGSVGDFVTAPEISQLFGEMIGIFMVHAWQRHGSPADVRLVEIGPGRGTMMADMLRVISKLAPALYDAMNVHLVETSDRLQEFQRQTLADHGDKVSWHTDFNDVPAGFTLLAANELFDAIPIRQFVRTANGFRERTVGLDANDELTFAVGVASLDPAFLPDGPVPPIGAIFEIAPARQAVMTTVCDRLAVHGGTALAIDYGHMATGFGDTLQAVRMHEYDPPLEHPGEADLTSHVDFQHLAETAAASGLQINGCCHQGDFLIGLGLLERAAALGRDRDAATQEGIRVAVERLAGAGEGKMGELFKVLAVSSPTIDLQPFRLAR, encoded by the coding sequence ATGACGACCCCGCTCGGCGAAAAAATCAAAGCCATTATCCGTGCGAACGGACCGGTCAGCATCACCGACTATTTTTCGCTCTGTCTGGCCGATCCGCAGCACGGCTACTACAAGACGCGCGAGCCTTTCGGCAGTGTCGGCGATTTCGTCACCGCGCCCGAGATCAGCCAGCTCTTTGGCGAGATGATCGGCATTTTCATGGTGCATGCCTGGCAGCGCCACGGCTCGCCCGCCGATGTCCGCCTGGTGGAAATCGGCCCCGGTCGCGGCACGATGATGGCCGATATGCTCCGCGTCATCAGCAAGCTTGCGCCGGCGCTCTATGATGCCATGAACGTACACCTGGTCGAAACCAGCGATCGGCTGCAGGAGTTTCAGCGACAGACGCTTGCCGACCATGGTGACAAGGTTTCCTGGCATACCGACTTCAATGACGTGCCGGCAGGTTTCACCCTGCTTGCCGCCAACGAGCTCTTCGACGCCATTCCCATCCGCCAGTTCGTCCGCACGGCAAACGGGTTTCGCGAGCGCACGGTCGGGCTCGATGCCAATGACGAACTGACCTTCGCGGTCGGCGTCGCCAGCCTGGACCCGGCGTTTCTCCCGGACGGGCCGGTTCCACCGATCGGCGCGATCTTTGAGATAGCCCCTGCCCGCCAGGCGGTAATGACAACGGTCTGCGATCGGCTCGCCGTTCATGGCGGCACCGCGCTCGCCATTGACTACGGACACATGGCGACAGGCTTCGGCGATACGCTACAGGCCGTGCGCATGCATGAATATGATCCGCCGCTGGAGCATCCCGGCGAAGCGGATCTCACCAGCCATGTCGATTTCCAACATCTGGCCGAAACAGCTGCCGCCTCCGGCCTGCAAATCAACGGATGCTGTCATCAGGGCGATTTCCTCATCGGGCTCGGTCTGTTGGAGCGAGCTGCTGCACTTGGCCGCGATCGCGACGCTGCGACGCAAGAGGGAATCCGCGTCGCCGTCGAACGGCTTGCCGGTGCCGGCGAAGGCAAGATGGGCGAGCTCTTCAAGGTGCTGGCGGTCTCAAGCCCGACGATCGATCTCCAGCCTTTTCGCCTTGCACGCTGA
- the pgeF gene encoding peptidoglycan editing factor PgeF: MPTPIESTLLSAAKSAGIRHGYFTREGGVSQGLYRGLNVGLGSHDDRAHVEENRRRVADWFGLPLERLATVHQVHSPDVITIDADYDGDRPQADAMVTATPGIVLGVLAADCGPILFTDPENRVIGAAHAGWKGALTGVLENTIEAMVTLGAKREAITACLGPSISQASYEVGPEFVDRFTAYDPDYTKYFIPSEKPGHAMFDLPALTVDRLRRAGVTAESLALCTYPDANRFFSYRRTTHAKEPDYGRQISAIAIEETS; the protein is encoded by the coding sequence TTGCCGACTCCGATTGAAAGCACACTGCTGAGCGCCGCCAAAAGCGCCGGTATCCGCCACGGCTATTTCACCCGCGAGGGTGGGGTCTCACAGGGCCTCTATCGCGGCTTGAACGTCGGCCTCGGCTCCCATGACGATCGCGCGCATGTAGAGGAAAACCGCCGCCGTGTCGCCGACTGGTTCGGCCTGCCGTTAGAGCGGCTTGCGACCGTGCACCAGGTCCATTCACCCGACGTGATCACCATCGATGCCGACTACGACGGTGATCGGCCGCAAGCCGACGCCATGGTGACGGCGACACCGGGGATTGTACTCGGCGTGCTCGCCGCCGATTGCGGACCGATCCTCTTCACCGATCCCGAAAACCGGGTGATAGGCGCTGCCCATGCCGGCTGGAAGGGTGCACTCACCGGCGTGCTGGAGAACACCATCGAGGCAATGGTCACGCTTGGCGCCAAGCGGGAGGCGATCACCGCCTGCCTCGGCCCCTCGATCAGTCAGGCAAGCTATGAAGTCGGCCCGGAATTCGTCGATCGCTTCACCGCTTACGACCCGGACTATACCAAGTACTTCATTCCGTCCGAAAAACCCGGCCACGCGATGTTCGACCTGCCGGCGCTAACGGTCGATCGTTTGCGCAGGGCCGGCGTGACCGCCGAAAGCCTCGCTCTTTGCACCTATCCCGATGCCAACCGCTTCTTCTCCTATCGCCGCACCACGCATGCGAAGGAGCCGGATTACGGCCGGCAAATTTCCGCCATCGCCATCGAGGAGACCTCCTAA
- a CDS encoding accessory factor UbiK family protein, whose protein sequence is MSTGPNRIMDEFAKLMTDAAGAAQGVRREIETAFNAHAERWLNSLDIVKREEFEAVREMAIKARDENEALLARIEVLETRLSSKSK, encoded by the coding sequence ATGAGCACTGGACCGAACCGTATCATGGACGAATTCGCCAAGTTGATGACCGATGCCGCCGGTGCGGCCCAGGGAGTGCGCCGCGAGATCGAGACGGCTTTCAACGCGCATGCAGAACGCTGGCTGAACAGCCTCGATATCGTCAAGCGCGAGGAGTTCGAAGCTGTCCGTGAAATGGCGATCAAGGCTCGTGACGAAAACGAAGCGCTGCTCGCCAGAATCGAGGTTCTGGAAACGCGTCTTTCTTCGAAAAGCAAGTAA
- the lgt gene encoding prolipoprotein diacylglyceryl transferase, which produces MLTSANLAAILPFPDIDPIAFSLGPLSIHWYGLAYVAGILLGWLYARRLVDNGKLWLNDTAPMTRVHLDDFILWVALGIVLGGRIGYILFYDLDKVLANPIVAVQIWNGGMSFHGGLIGTTIAMILFANRSKIPVWSLFDIVAAVAPIGLFFGRIANFVNGELWGRAADVPWAMVFCSPHIIAAHQGVCPAGPDPRHPSQLYEAGIEGIVLFVILFILTRWALALKKPGTISGVFVIGYAFSRIFVEFFRQPDEQLGYLLGTNWLTMGMILSLPMVAIGLWAVIRARQAAARQTA; this is translated from the coding sequence TTGCTGACATCCGCCAATCTTGCCGCCATCCTGCCATTTCCCGATATCGATCCGATCGCCTTTTCGCTCGGTCCGCTGTCCATCCACTGGTACGGCCTCGCCTATGTTGCCGGTATCCTGCTCGGCTGGCTCTATGCGCGGCGGCTGGTCGACAACGGCAAGCTCTGGCTGAATGATACCGCTCCGATGACGCGCGTTCATCTGGACGATTTCATCCTATGGGTCGCCTTGGGCATCGTTCTCGGCGGCCGCATCGGCTACATCCTGTTCTACGATCTCGACAAGGTGCTCGCCAATCCGATCGTAGCCGTTCAGATCTGGAATGGCGGCATGTCTTTCCACGGCGGATTGATCGGCACGACCATCGCCATGATTCTTTTCGCTAATCGCAGCAAGATCCCGGTCTGGAGCCTGTTCGATATCGTCGCCGCGGTCGCGCCGATCGGCCTTTTCTTCGGCCGCATCGCCAATTTCGTCAATGGCGAACTCTGGGGCCGGGCTGCCGACGTCCCCTGGGCAATGGTCTTCTGCAGCCCGCATATTATCGCCGCGCATCAGGGCGTCTGCCCCGCCGGCCCCGATCCGCGCCACCCAAGCCAGCTCTACGAAGCCGGCATCGAGGGCATTGTCCTCTTCGTCATCCTCTTCATCCTGACGCGTTGGGCCCTGGCTCTGAAGAAACCCGGCACCATTAGCGGGGTTTTCGTCATCGGCTACGCCTTCTCGCGTATTTTCGTCGAATTCTTCCGTCAGCCCGATGAGCAGCTCGGCTACCTCCTCGGTACCAACTGGCTGACCATGGGCATGATATTGTCCCTGCCGATGGTCGCGATCGGCCTCTGGGCAGTCATTCGCGCCCGCCAGGCAGCCGCCCGGCAGACGGCCTGA